Below is a window of Cytophaga hutchinsonii ATCC 33406 DNA.
TCAGGATGCAAGCGGTAGAATCCAGGCATACTTCAGAAGAGATGATCTTTGTCCGGATGAAGACAAAACACAATACAACACCGTATTTAAAAAGCTTGTCGGTATCGGTGATATTATTGGTATTTACGGATATGTGTTTACAACACAAACCGGAGAGATCACGATTCATGTTACTTCATTTAAAATTTTAACAAAAGCACTTCGTCCGTTGCCCATGCCAAAAGAGGCGGTAGATGAGAACGGAGAGAAAAAAATATTTGATGCATTCACCGATCCTGAACAGCGTTACCGCATGCGTTATGTGGATCTGATTGTGAACCCGCATGTGCGCGATGCTTTTATCAAACGTACACGTCTGGTAAATACCATGCGTGAGTACCTGAATAACAAAGGATATTTAGAAGTGGAAACGCCGATCTTGCAGCCCTTGTATGGCGGTGCTGCTGCGCGTCCGTTCAAGACACACCACAATACATTAGATATGCCTTTGTATTTGCGTATCGCAAATGAGTTATATCTGAAACGGTTGATCGTTGGCGGATTTGATGGAGTATATGAATTCTCTAAAGATTTCCGTAACGAAGGTATGTCCCGTTTCCACAACCCGGAATTCACTCAGGTAGAATTGTATGTTGCATACAAGGATTACTACTGGATGATGGATCTGGTTGAAGAGATGGTTGAAAAAGTTGCTGTTGCCTTACACGGTACTACAGAGGTACAGGTTGGTCCGCATACGATCAGCTTCCAGCGCCCCTGGAAACGTTTCACTATGTTTGAAGCAATCGAACATTATACAGGTATTAACATTGGTGAAATGGATGAAGCACAATTACGTGCAACATGTAAATCATTAAATGTGGATGTAGATGATTCAATGGGTAAAGGTAAACTCATTGATGAGATCTTTGGCGCAAAATGCGAACCATTATTGATCCAGCCTACATTCATTACAGACTATCCGGTTGAAATGTCGCCGTTAGCGAAGAAACACAGGGACAAGCCAGGTTTGGTTGAACGTTTTGAAGCCATCTGTAATGGTAAAGAAATCTGCAATTCATTCTCTGAACTGAATGACCCGATTGATCAGCGTCAGCGTTTTGAAGAACAGCTGGAGCTTGGCAAAAGAGGTGACAGCGAGAGTATGGTACTGGATGAAGATTTTCTTCGTGCACTTGAATACGGAATGCCGCCTACAGCAGGCCTTGGTATTGGGATTGACCGGTTAGCGATGGTTATGACTAATTCAGCTTCGATACAGGATGTATTATTCTTCCCGCAGATGCGTCCGGAAGTTGGTACACAGGGAGCATCTTCCAATGGTTTCCAGGGCATAGAGATCCGCGGGGAACTTGTTCCGTTGATTGAGAAATTAGGTATCTCTACGGTAGAACAATTAAAAGCAGCAAACCCGAATAAATTATTTAATGATTTGTGCGGCTTACGTAAAAAAATGAAGCTTGAAATCGCAAACCCTACGGCTGATGAGGTGAAGGGATGGCAGGCGTGAGCCGAAGGCTTGAAACTGTCTGATAAATTCCAGATTTCAAAAAACAAATTCCAAACGGAAAAATAAAGGGAAGTATTCTGATAGAATACTTCCCTTTTTAGTTGAATATTTTTACTCTAATTTTCTCTGTTTGGAATTTGTTTTTTGGAATCTGAGTTTTGTGTTACTCGGGTACCATTACATATTCATAGTGCGATTCCAGCGTACGTTTTCCGAACCGGAGTTTGTTTTCCTGTATTTCGTAAACGTTGTCAATATCGGTCAGTAATTCTTCATCTTCTTTAATGATCTGGTTTCCCTCCGGGCTTATCCAGGCCCGTATGGTGATGGTGCTATTGGGGCGAATCCATTCGGCCGTACTGTCGTCATTGATTTTGAAACGCAGTTCTTCAAATTTTTTGTCATTTACTACAAGCTTACCGTTTTGATAAAAACGTAGTACTTTCCAGGTACGGTAGAAATTTTTTCTTGTACTATCACTCTGGCTGTTTCCCATATCAATAGTAAAGAACACAGCTACCGTAAAGAATAGCAAAAACAGAAAAGCGATCAGAAATATTATTCTGAAATGCAGAAGCTTCTCTATTACGGGATGCAGTTGTTTACTCATAAAACAAGGTATCGTTAGCTGTATGAACGGAAAATGAAATTATTATAGTAATTTTGTGCCTTAGTAAAATAGCTGTCTTTGTACTAGATACGAGACATTGATTGAAAATGTTAACAAATGTTAAAGATAGTTGTTTGAACATTTGTTTAAACATTAATTTACGCTTTTTCACAACCTTTAAGAAATAATCAGAATGAAAATATTGACGCCCAGCTACTTTGTAGACTATGAAATGATCGATTCGGGTAATTATAAGAAATTAGAACGTTTTGGAAATTTTATTCTGTCGCGTCCGGAACCCCAGGCAGTATGGGATCCGCAGCTGTTTGATAAAGAGTGGAACAGCCGTTTGCATGCTGAATTTGTGCGTGATAAAGCTAATCCTGAAAAGGGGATATGGAGCTTAAAAGATTCCATGAAAGAGCAATGGTTTGTTGCGTATAAATTCAATAATTTGAATTTGAGGTTCCGCTTAGGTTTATCTTCTTTTAAACACGTAGGTTTATTTCCGGAGCAGGCACCAAACTGGAACTACATCTATGAAAAGGTTTCTCAAATGGAAACAGCCAAACCAAAAGTTTTGAATTTATTTGCTTACACAGGCGGCGCGTCTATTGCGGCGCGGGCTGCAGGTGCAGAGGTGGTGCACGTGGATTCAGTAAAGCAGGTAATCAGCTGGGCACGTGAAAATATGGAAGCAAGCGAACTGACGGATGTACGTTGGGTAGTAGAAGATGCCTTGAAGTTTGTGAAACGTGAAGTAAAACGGGGCAACAAATATAACGGCATTATTCTGGACCCGCCCGCTTATGGCCGCGGACCGGATGGTGAACGCTGGATCATAGAAGAACACCTGAATGAAATATTAAAGCTTTGCGCCGAATTACTGGATCCGAAAGAGCATTTTTATATTCTGAATTTGTATGCCATCGGTTTCTCTGCTGTTATTGTAGAAACCCTGATCCACCGGATCTATGGCGATGTTAAAAACCTGGAAATAGGCGAGCTGGTAGTAGAAGATTCATTCCGGAAAAAATTACCCTTAAGCATTTACGGCAGGTTTAGCAACGTTTAACAGCCCACGGTTTTAACCCTGCCCACGGTTTTAACCCAGCCCACGGTTTTAACCGTGGGAACAATATATCCCACGGTTTCACCGTGGCTGGTGAAATAATAAAAAATGCCTTCGATGTTCACATCGAAGGCATTTTTTATTATTATGTTGTTCCGGTTAAAGCCGTGTTACATATTGTTCCCACAGTTGAAACCGTGAGTT
It encodes the following:
- the lysS gene encoding lysine--tRNA ligase; translated protein: MQLSEQELVRRQEREELLKMGIEPYPAELFPVNVSTKDIHQNYEKRKTDYKNISIAGRVMSRRIMGNASFVEIQDASGRIQAYFRRDDLCPDEDKTQYNTVFKKLVGIGDIIGIYGYVFTTQTGEITIHVTSFKILTKALRPLPMPKEAVDENGEKKIFDAFTDPEQRYRMRYVDLIVNPHVRDAFIKRTRLVNTMREYLNNKGYLEVETPILQPLYGGAAARPFKTHHNTLDMPLYLRIANELYLKRLIVGGFDGVYEFSKDFRNEGMSRFHNPEFTQVELYVAYKDYYWMMDLVEEMVEKVAVALHGTTEVQVGPHTISFQRPWKRFTMFEAIEHYTGINIGEMDEAQLRATCKSLNVDVDDSMGKGKLIDEIFGAKCEPLLIQPTFITDYPVEMSPLAKKHRDKPGLVERFEAICNGKEICNSFSELNDPIDQRQRFEEQLELGKRGDSESMVLDEDFLRALEYGMPPTAGLGIGIDRLAMVMTNSASIQDVLFFPQMRPEVGTQGASSNGFQGIEIRGELVPLIEKLGISTVEQLKAANPNKLFNDLCGLRKKMKLEIANPTADEVKGWQA
- a CDS encoding class I SAM-dependent methyltransferase; its protein translation is MKILTPSYFVDYEMIDSGNYKKLERFGNFILSRPEPQAVWDPQLFDKEWNSRLHAEFVRDKANPEKGIWSLKDSMKEQWFVAYKFNNLNLRFRLGLSSFKHVGLFPEQAPNWNYIYEKVSQMETAKPKVLNLFAYTGGASIAARAAGAEVVHVDSVKQVISWARENMEASELTDVRWVVEDALKFVKREVKRGNKYNGIILDPPAYGRGPDGERWIIEEHLNEILKLCAELLDPKEHFYILNLYAIGFSAVIVETLIHRIYGDVKNLEIGELVVEDSFRKKLPLSIYGRFSNV